One genomic region from Streptomyces sp. NBC_00582 encodes:
- a CDS encoding dihydrolipoamide acetyltransferase family protein gives MTAVTATEQVFRLPDLGEGLTEAEIVEWKVAVGDTVVIDQVVVEVETAKAAVEVPVPYAGTVLRLHTEAGTALAVGEPLITVGPSAPSPGEAAAERYREEEQAGSGNVLIGYGTGHDPAPRRRRRRTGSTTVGSPSAATAPVAERAPVAGPAPSIEPHAPRVLSPLVRKLARDHGIDVTALTPSGPAGVVLRRDVDLAVAHPAPAPTAPAPERPSAGPTRIPLRGLRKAVADKLSRSRTEIPDATTWVDVDATGLLQAKRALEAAEGGRRVGLLALLARICVAGLRRHPELNAAVDTERREILRYDEVHLGFAAQTDRGLVVPVVRDAHRLTTVQLAEELARLTELARTGSLPPDRLTGGTFTLNNYGVFGVDGSTPIINHPEAALLGVGRIIDKPWVVDGELTVRKVAQLSLSFDHRVCDGGTAGGFLRFVADCVERPAILLADV, from the coding sequence ATGACCGCCGTGACAGCGACCGAGCAGGTGTTCCGGCTGCCCGACCTCGGCGAGGGGCTGACCGAGGCGGAGATCGTCGAGTGGAAGGTGGCCGTCGGCGACACCGTCGTCATCGACCAGGTCGTGGTCGAGGTCGAGACCGCCAAGGCCGCCGTCGAGGTGCCGGTGCCGTACGCCGGGACGGTGCTGCGGCTGCACACCGAGGCGGGGACGGCCCTCGCGGTGGGGGAACCGCTGATCACGGTGGGACCCTCGGCGCCCTCACCGGGCGAGGCCGCCGCCGAGCGGTATCGCGAGGAGGAGCAGGCCGGCTCCGGGAACGTCCTGATCGGCTACGGCACCGGGCACGACCCCGCCCCACGCCGTCGCCGCCGCCGTACCGGCTCCACGACGGTCGGCTCGCCGTCGGCCGCCACGGCGCCGGTGGCCGAGCGCGCGCCGGTGGCCGGGCCCGCGCCCTCGATCGAGCCGCACGCCCCCCGTGTCCTCTCCCCCCTCGTGCGGAAGCTGGCACGGGACCACGGCATCGACGTCACCGCGCTGACGCCGTCCGGCCCCGCCGGAGTCGTCCTGCGGCGGGACGTGGACCTGGCCGTCGCACACCCCGCACCGGCACCGACCGCACCCGCACCGGAGCGGCCCTCGGCGGGCCCCACCCGCATCCCCCTGCGGGGCCTGCGCAAGGCCGTCGCCGACAAGCTCTCGCGCAGCCGCACCGAGATCCCCGACGCCACCACCTGGGTCGATGTGGACGCGACCGGACTGCTGCAGGCCAAAAGGGCACTGGAAGCGGCCGAAGGAGGCCGCCGCGTCGGCCTGTTGGCCCTGCTGGCCCGGATCTGCGTCGCCGGTCTGCGCCGCCACCCCGAACTCAACGCGGCGGTGGACACCGAGCGCCGGGAGATCCTGCGGTACGACGAGGTGCACCTGGGCTTCGCCGCGCAGACCGACCGCGGCCTGGTCGTCCCCGTCGTACGCGACGCCCACCGGCTGACGACGGTCCAACTCGCCGAGGAACTGGCCCGGTTGACCGAGCTGGCCCGGACCGGGAGCCTGCCGCCCGACCGGCTCACCGGCGGCACCTTCACGCTCAACAACTACGGCGTGTTCGGCGTCGACGGCTCCACGCCCATCATCAACCACCCGGAGGCGGCGCTGCTGGGCGTGGGCCGGATCATCGACAAACCGTGGGTGGTGGACGGCGAGTTGACCGTCCGCAAGGTCGCGCAGCTCTCACTCAGCTTCGACCACCGGGTCTGCGACGGCGGCACCGCCGGCGGCTTCCTGCGGTTCGTGGCCGACTGCGTGGAACGCCCGGCGATCCTGCTCGCCGACGTCTGA
- a CDS encoding alpha-ketoacid dehydrogenase subunit beta, translating to MATVTMAQALTAALRDALREDERVLVFGEDVGPLGGVFRITDGLTRDFGEERCFDTPLAEAGIVGLAVGMAMGGFRPVVEMQFDAFAYPAFEQIASHVAKTRNRTRGRIGLPMVIRVPYAGGIGGVEHHCDSSEAYYAHTPGLKVVTPATAEDAYWLLRDAIADPDPVVFLEPKKLYWSREAAAPQTRGALPWGRAAIRREGRDATLVAYGPSVPVALAAAQAAAEDGIELEVVDLRTLVPFDDETVTASVRRTGRCVVVQEAQGFAGVGAEIAARVQERCFHSLAAPVLRVTGFDIPYPPPKLEHAHLPGVDRILDAVDRLQFADEPDTRHLPRPQGVAA from the coding sequence ATGGCCACGGTCACGATGGCGCAGGCGCTCACCGCCGCCCTGCGCGACGCGCTGCGCGAGGACGAACGGGTCCTCGTCTTCGGGGAGGACGTCGGCCCGCTCGGCGGGGTCTTCCGGATCACCGACGGGCTGACCCGCGACTTCGGCGAGGAGCGCTGCTTCGACACCCCGCTCGCGGAGGCCGGCATCGTCGGTCTCGCGGTCGGCATGGCGATGGGCGGGTTCCGGCCCGTGGTGGAGATGCAGTTCGACGCCTTCGCCTACCCGGCGTTCGAGCAGATCGCCTCGCACGTCGCGAAGACCCGCAACCGCACCCGGGGCCGGATCGGTCTGCCGATGGTGATCCGGGTGCCGTACGCGGGCGGGATCGGCGGGGTGGAGCACCACTGCGACTCCAGCGAGGCGTACTACGCGCACACGCCCGGTCTGAAGGTGGTCACCCCGGCCACCGCCGAGGACGCGTACTGGCTGCTGCGGGACGCGATCGCCGACCCGGATCCGGTGGTCTTCCTGGAGCCGAAGAAGCTGTACTGGTCGCGCGAGGCGGCCGCTCCGCAGACGCGCGGGGCGCTGCCGTGGGGGCGGGCCGCGATCCGCCGGGAGGGCCGGGACGCCACGCTCGTCGCCTACGGCCCGTCGGTCCCGGTGGCCCTGGCCGCCGCGCAGGCCGCCGCCGAGGACGGGATCGAGCTGGAGGTCGTGGACCTGCGGACGCTGGTGCCCTTCGACGACGAGACCGTCACCGCGTCGGTGCGCAGGACCGGGCGCTGTGTGGTCGTCCAGGAGGCGCAGGGCTTCGCCGGGGTCGGCGCGGAGATCGCGGCCCGGGTGCAGGAGCGCTGCTTCCACTCGCTCGCCGCGCCGGTGCTGCGGGTGACCGGCTTCGACATCCCGTATCCGCCGCCGAAGCTGGAGCACGCGCATCTGCCGGGCGTCGACCGGATCCTGGACGCGGTCGACCGTCTGCAGTTCGCCGACGAACCCGACACCCGGCACCTGCCGCGGCCGCAGGGGGTGGCCGCATGA
- a CDS encoding protein kinase domain-containing protein, whose translation MKPLRPEDPEQLGPYRLLARLGAGGMGRVYLARSFEGRTVAVKVIRPEMAEDRNFRIRFRREVAAAAAVGGAFTAPVVDAAPDDETPWLATVYVPGPTLAEAVAEHGPLPVETVLALGAGIAEALIAVHAEGLVHRDLKPSNVLLAADGPRVIDFGIVRARDGYELTGDGSLFGSLDYMCPEQATGEQMGPEGDVFCLGSVLAFAASGHTPFGGAAGAALLYQVVHGSADLTQVPEPLDKIISLCHAKDPALRIDPDRLSAACAPGGADQVLTEGWLPRAVADMVAARRAAAALAERRAVATDLARGRDAAPAGSADVPEPEPYTAGRGGSAYATVGWSAYDTAVTGEQGASGCPSGAGSPGARGADLDGVRGARGAGGAATGGLATEPTQGEPCGGRGGSEETPEGRTPFTPEGAAPLDGADAWVQAGSQDGADAPAQAARRDGVDAWGQEGPRTGAEAPAQGGFGRGPDAQVQEGRRDGEDAWVQAGSRGGADVGGLGGFRRGPDAQVQEGRRDGEDAWVQAGSRGGADVGGLGGFRRGADASTRGEPLDGADAWVQTGSRGGADARGLGGFRRRAGVPTQEGRRDRAGARGEAGTRQGVDAAVPERSGGPVQHRARARAPLSRRTVLTAAASAGTALIGGAAVVAARRKPRAQGVRPAGPAPEPTWVYRGGPLLQAPAVFHNGTALLKTRPGTMICLDLANGSRPKWVYQGISLSPTPVTLTYGAAVALGGTGSTLIGVDPADGSEKFTLDFGEDYQFDQLLGSYDGYAVSVLGASLQRRSGEQGVATSTSTVFGVDLRARRAVVIPIDPEDVGIPLQPVITSTYFVYADGLRNVAVRDTRDGGSLLWRHPVGYDLRPGLAVLGRTVFAIGSEFIALDLADGRIRWQAKAERGMFASLGAGGNTVYATGTDPHGVYAFNAANGTRRWFCETPRLNVDGPIAVGAHALYVPAYENKDGFYAIDTASGRLLWNFTDGRETGVNDWQLSCDGAGHLVAQHFDRAYGLPVT comes from the coding sequence ATGAAACCACTGCGCCCAGAAGACCCTGAGCAGCTAGGGCCGTACCGCCTCCTGGCCCGGCTCGGAGCCGGCGGCATGGGCCGGGTCTATCTGGCGCGCTCCTTCGAGGGCCGGACCGTCGCGGTCAAGGTCATCCGGCCCGAGATGGCGGAGGACCGCAACTTCCGTATCCGCTTCCGCCGTGAGGTGGCGGCCGCGGCGGCGGTCGGCGGGGCCTTCACGGCGCCCGTGGTGGACGCCGCGCCGGACGACGAGACGCCCTGGCTCGCCACCGTCTACGTTCCCGGCCCCACCCTGGCCGAGGCGGTCGCCGAGCACGGCCCGCTGCCGGTGGAGACGGTTCTCGCCCTGGGCGCGGGGATCGCCGAGGCGCTCATCGCGGTGCACGCCGAGGGGCTGGTGCACCGCGACCTCAAACCGTCCAACGTGCTGCTGGCCGCCGACGGCCCCCGGGTCATCGACTTCGGTATCGTCCGCGCCCGCGACGGCTATGAACTCACCGGCGACGGCTCGCTGTTCGGCTCCCTCGACTACATGTGCCCCGAGCAGGCCACCGGTGAGCAGATGGGGCCGGAGGGGGACGTCTTCTGTCTCGGCTCGGTGCTCGCGTTCGCCGCGTCCGGGCACACGCCGTTCGGCGGGGCCGCCGGAGCCGCGCTGCTCTACCAGGTGGTCCACGGCTCGGCCGACCTCACCCAGGTGCCCGAGCCGCTGGACAAGATCATCAGCCTCTGTCACGCCAAGGACCCGGCCCTGCGGATCGACCCCGACCGGCTCTCCGCGGCCTGCGCGCCCGGCGGCGCCGACCAGGTACTGACCGAGGGGTGGCTGCCGCGAGCGGTGGCCGACATGGTGGCCGCCCGCCGTGCGGCCGCGGCCCTCGCGGAGCGCCGGGCCGTCGCGACGGACCTCGCCCGCGGCCGGGACGCGGCACCGGCGGGCTCCGCCGACGTACCCGAGCCGGAGCCGTACACGGCCGGCCGGGGCGGGTCCGCCTACGCGACGGTGGGCTGGTCGGCGTACGACACCGCCGTCACCGGTGAGCAGGGCGCCTCCGGGTGCCCGAGCGGGGCCGGCTCACCCGGTGCGCGGGGCGCGGACCTGGACGGCGTCCGCGGCGCCCGGGGGGCCGGGGGCGCCGCCACCGGGGGGCTCGCCACCGAGCCGACCCAAGGGGAACCCTGCGGCGGCCGAGGGGGATCGGAGGAGACACCGGAAGGCCGAACACCGTTCACCCCGGAGGGGGCAGCGCCACTGGACGGCGCGGACGCCTGGGTGCAGGCGGGGTCCCAGGACGGCGCGGACGCCCCGGCGCAGGCAGCGCGCCGGGATGGCGTCGACGCCTGGGGGCAGGAGGGTCCCCGGACCGGCGCCGAGGCCCCTGCGCAGGGAGGCTTCGGGCGGGGGCCGGACGCCCAGGTGCAGGAAGGGCGCCGGGACGGGGAGGACGCCTGGGTGCAGGCGGGGTCCCGGGGTGGTGCCGACGTCGGGGGGCTGGGCGGTTTCCGGCGAGGGCCGGACGCCCAGGTGCAGGAGGGGCGCCGGGACGGGGAGGACGCCTGGGTGCAGGCGGGGTCCCGGGGTGGTGCCGACGTCGGGGGGCTGGGCGGTTTCCGGCGAGGGGCGGACGCATCGACGCGGGGAGAGCCACTGGATGGCGCGGACGCCTGGGTGCAAACCGGGTCCCGGGGTGGTGCCGACGCCCGGGGGCTGGGCGGTTTCCGGCGAAGGGCCGGCGTGCCGACGCAGGAAGGGCGCCGGGACAGGGCGGGTGCCCGGGGGGAGGCAGGGACCCGGCAAGGGGTCGACGCGGCGGTGCCGGAACGTTCCGGCGGTCCCGTTCAGCACCGGGCCCGGGCGCGCGCCCCGCTCTCGCGGCGCACGGTCCTCACGGCGGCGGCGAGCGCCGGTACGGCGCTCATCGGGGGCGCGGCCGTCGTGGCCGCCCGGAGAAAGCCGCGCGCACAGGGGGTGCGCCCGGCCGGCCCGGCCCCCGAACCGACCTGGGTCTACCGGGGCGGACCGCTGCTCCAGGCCCCGGCCGTCTTCCACAACGGCACGGCCCTGCTCAAGACGCGCCCCGGCACGATGATCTGTCTCGACCTCGCGAACGGCTCCCGGCCCAAGTGGGTCTACCAGGGCATCAGCCTCTCGCCCACGCCCGTGACGCTGACGTACGGCGCCGCGGTCGCGCTCGGCGGGACGGGGTCGACCCTGATCGGCGTCGACCCCGCCGACGGCTCCGAGAAGTTCACGCTCGACTTCGGCGAGGACTACCAGTTCGACCAACTGCTGGGCAGCTACGACGGATACGCCGTCTCGGTCCTCGGCGCCAGCCTCCAGCGCCGGTCGGGCGAGCAGGGCGTGGCCACCTCCACCAGCACGGTCTTCGGCGTCGACCTCAGGGCACGCCGGGCCGTCGTCATCCCCATCGACCCGGAGGACGTCGGCATCCCCCTGCAACCCGTCATCACCTCCACCTACTTCGTCTACGCCGACGGCCTGCGCAACGTCGCGGTCCGTGACACCCGCGACGGCGGCAGCCTGCTCTGGCGGCACCCGGTCGGCTACGACCTCCGGCCGGGGCTCGCGGTGCTCGGCCGGACCGTGTTCGCCATCGGCTCCGAGTTCATCGCCCTGGACCTGGCCGACGGCAGGATCCGCTGGCAGGCCAAGGCCGAACGCGGCATGTTCGCCTCCCTCGGGGCGGGCGGCAACACGGTCTACGCCACCGGCACCGATCCGCACGGCGTTTACGCCTTCAACGCGGCGAACGGCACCCGGCGCTGGTTCTGCGAGACACCCCGCCTGAACGTCGACGGCCCGATCGCGGTCGGCGCGCACGCCCTCTACGTCCCGGCCTACGAGAACAAGGACGGCTTCTACGCCATCGACACCGCCTCCGGCCGACTGCTGTGGAACTTCACCGACGGCCGCGAGACCGGCGTCAACGACTGGCAGCTCTCCTGCGACGGCGCCGGACACCTCGTGGCCCAGCACTTCGACCGCGCCTACGGACTGCCCGTCACCTGA
- a CDS encoding thiolase family protein, with protein sequence MTTEVYLIDGARTPQGRYGGALASVRPDDLAALVVGEAVRRAGIPGEAVDEVVLGAANQAGEDNRDVARMAVLLAGLPHTVPGYTVNRLCASGLTAVASAAQAVRAGEAELVVAGGVESMTRAPWVMAKPGTPWARPGEVHDTSLGWRFTNPRFPATTTLSMGETAEEVAALDGVTRLEADSFALRSHRRAVAARTAGRFTAEIVPVPVADGEVTEDEGPRPTTTLEKLGALRPVFRRGGIVTAGNSSPLSDGAAALVVAGAAAVEWYGLTPRARVVTAASAGVEPQLMGLGPVPATALALERAGWTVDDLDAIELNEAFAAQALAVTRRLKLDPDRVNADGGAIALGHPLGCSGARVLLTLLGRLEREGGRRGLATLCVGVGQGVAMLVERV encoded by the coding sequence ATGACCACCGAGGTGTATCTGATCGACGGGGCCCGGACCCCCCAGGGCCGCTACGGCGGTGCGCTCGCGTCCGTACGGCCCGACGACCTGGCCGCTCTCGTCGTGGGGGAGGCCGTGCGGCGGGCCGGGATCCCGGGCGAGGCCGTGGACGAGGTGGTCCTCGGAGCCGCGAACCAGGCCGGAGAGGACAACCGGGACGTGGCGCGGATGGCCGTCCTGCTGGCCGGGCTGCCGCACACCGTGCCCGGGTACACCGTCAACCGGCTGTGCGCGTCCGGGCTGACCGCGGTCGCGTCCGCCGCGCAGGCCGTCCGGGCCGGTGAGGCGGAGCTGGTGGTGGCGGGCGGCGTCGAGTCGATGACCCGCGCGCCCTGGGTGATGGCCAAGCCGGGCACACCCTGGGCGCGGCCGGGCGAGGTCCACGACACCTCGCTCGGCTGGCGGTTCACCAACCCGCGCTTCCCCGCCACCACCACGCTGTCGATGGGCGAGACCGCGGAGGAGGTCGCCGCCCTGGACGGCGTCACCCGGCTGGAGGCGGACTCCTTCGCGCTGCGCAGCCACCGGCGCGCGGTGGCCGCCCGGACGGCGGGCCGCTTCACGGCGGAGATCGTCCCGGTGCCGGTGGCGGACGGGGAGGTCACCGAGGACGAGGGCCCGCGCCCGACGACCACGCTGGAGAAACTGGGCGCGCTGCGCCCGGTCTTCCGCAGGGGCGGGATCGTCACCGCGGGCAACTCCTCACCCCTGTCCGACGGGGCCGCCGCCCTGGTGGTGGCGGGCGCGGCGGCGGTGGAGTGGTACGGGCTGACGCCCCGGGCCCGGGTGGTCACCGCCGCCTCGGCCGGGGTGGAGCCGCAGCTCATGGGTCTCGGCCCGGTACCGGCCACCGCCCTGGCGCTGGAGCGGGCCGGCTGGACCGTCGACGACCTCGACGCGATCGAGCTCAACGAGGCGTTCGCCGCCCAGGCCCTGGCGGTGACACGGCGGCTGAAGCTGGACCCGGACCGGGTCAACGCCGACGGCGGAGCCATCGCCCTCGGCCATCCCCTGGGCTGCTCGGGCGCCCGTGTCCTGCTCACCCTGCTGGGCCGGCTGGAGCGGGAGGGCGGCCGACGGGGTCTGGCGACCCTGTGCGTCGGGGTGGGGCAGGGCGTGGCGATGCTCGTGGAGCGGGTATGA
- a CDS encoding 3-hydroxyacyl-CoA dehydrogenase family protein — protein MTSATTPPAVVGVIGGGRMGAGVAQSFAAAGSRVVVVERDGTTAAAALERIAHGLRKAAEHGTPEGAPDPDVPDRVTVVSSVDALPRDCDLVVEAVPEDAALKAEVLAAAEGAVHDGCVLASNTSALSVTELAAVLKHPGRFLGMHFFNPVPVSALVELVLAPGTGAAALGAAIRWTHALGKQDVVVRDSPGFASSRLGLALGLEAIRMVEEGVADPEAIDTAMRLGYRHPMGPLRLTDVVGLDVRLAIAEHLHATLGERFAPPRLLREKVARGELGRKSGQGFHRW, from the coding sequence ATGACCTCGGCCACGACCCCGCCCGCGGTGGTGGGGGTGATCGGCGGCGGCCGGATGGGCGCCGGTGTCGCCCAGTCGTTCGCGGCGGCCGGATCACGGGTGGTCGTCGTGGAACGCGACGGCACCACGGCGGCGGCCGCGCTGGAGCGGATCGCGCACGGGCTGCGGAAGGCGGCCGAGCATGGGACGCCCGAGGGCGCGCCGGACCCCGACGTGCCGGACCGGGTGACGGTCGTCTCGTCGGTCGACGCGCTGCCCCGCGACTGCGACCTGGTCGTCGAGGCGGTCCCCGAGGACGCCGCCCTGAAGGCGGAGGTGCTGGCCGCCGCCGAGGGAGCCGTCCACGACGGGTGCGTGCTGGCGAGCAACACCAGCGCCCTGTCGGTGACCGAGCTCGCGGCGGTCCTGAAGCACCCCGGGCGTTTTCTGGGGATGCACTTCTTCAACCCGGTGCCCGTCTCCGCGCTCGTCGAGCTGGTCCTGGCGCCGGGCACCGGCGCGGCGGCCCTCGGCGCGGCGATCCGCTGGACCCACGCCCTCGGCAAGCAGGACGTCGTCGTGCGGGACTCCCCCGGGTTCGCCAGCAGCAGGCTCGGGCTCGCCCTCGGTCTGGAGGCGATCCGCATGGTCGAGGAGGGCGTCGCCGACCCGGAGGCCATCGACACGGCCATGCGGCTGGGCTACCGCCATCCGATGGGGCCGCTGCGCCTGACCGACGTGGTCGGACTCGACGTACGGCTCGCCATCGCCGAGCACCTGCACGCGACGCTCGGCGAACGCTTCGCGCCGCCCCGGCTGCTGCGGGAGAAGGTCGCCCGCGGCGAACTGGGCCGCAAGAGCGGCCAGGGCTTCCACCGCTGGTGA
- a CDS encoding TetR/AcrR family transcriptional regulator: protein MTDSATDPEGRPSRRRLQYGEGREALLNAAVRVVARGGLRKLTYRAVAEEAGVTHGLVVHHFGSRDALIAEALAHTIRTSLNTSALEPGTGKVADFSTGLSEMVTADPGVQAFQYELLLESRRRPELLPQLRALYDQYFEATQRELSRMLPTDADPALTRLVFAALDGLVLHQLVFGEPEVTDRAVEHLRSLLRLLDADGESRP from the coding sequence ATGACCGATTCCGCCACCGACCCCGAGGGCCGCCCGTCACGCAGGCGCCTGCAGTACGGCGAGGGGCGCGAGGCCCTGCTGAACGCCGCCGTACGCGTCGTCGCGCGGGGCGGACTGCGCAAGCTCACCTACCGGGCCGTGGCGGAGGAGGCCGGGGTCACCCACGGCCTGGTCGTGCACCACTTCGGTTCGCGCGACGCGCTGATCGCGGAGGCCCTCGCCCACACGATCCGCACCTCGCTGAACACGAGCGCCCTCGAGCCGGGCACCGGCAAGGTCGCGGACTTCTCGACCGGACTGTCCGAGATGGTCACGGCGGACCCGGGCGTCCAGGCGTTCCAGTACGAGCTGCTCCTGGAGTCGCGCCGCCGGCCCGAACTGCTGCCCCAGCTGCGCGCCCTGTACGACCAGTACTTCGAGGCCACCCAGCGCGAGCTGAGCCGCATGCTGCCCACCGACGCGGACCCCGCCCTGACCCGGCTGGTCTTCGCCGCGCTCGACGGCCTCGTCCTGCATCAGCTCGTGTTCGGCGAGCCCGAGGTCACGGACCGCGCCGTGGAGCATCTGCGCTCCCTGCTCCGGCTCCTCGACGCCGACGGCGAATCCCGCCCCTGA
- a CDS encoding APC family permease encodes MDSQTAVAPHSAHDSSTTGRLKPDSLGVLGILFFVLSAQAPLTGIAGAVPIAIAIGNGAGAPAAYLAAGVVVLLFSIGFVAMGRHVVDAGAFYTYIGKGLGRSTGSGSAGVALFAYCAVQAAMYGLYGATVSGLVEHYAGVRVAWWVWTLVTMVIVQILGAAGIEMGAKVLTVFVLAEFSILIAFALVTLFRGGGPEGLGLADSFAPHAALQGAPGVALMFAVASMFGFEATAIYGEEAREPKKTVPRATYLSVAVVTGFFAFTSWMLVSAHGASRVTDEAGKALASGDAAAFVFAPITDLFGGRVGDVLPVLLATSLFAGILAFHNSANRYLFSLGREGLLPQGLTALNRRHSPWVAGIVQTVIAVALVVPFALLGKDPVLTLFSWFSGVAVLAAMLLYFLTSVAVIVFFRRSGADRRIWNTVIAPVLGALGIAATIWLIVQNFTTLIGGDTTTALWLELTVPAVLAAGLVVARLTRRPPLAVTAPATEADTEENR; translated from the coding sequence GTGGACAGTCAGACGGCGGTCGCCCCGCACTCCGCGCACGATTCCTCCACCACAGGCCGGCTCAAGCCCGACTCGCTCGGCGTCCTGGGCATCCTCTTCTTCGTCCTTTCCGCCCAGGCCCCGCTGACCGGCATCGCCGGCGCGGTCCCCATCGCCATCGCCATCGGCAACGGCGCCGGCGCCCCCGCCGCCTATCTCGCGGCCGGTGTCGTGGTGCTGCTCTTCTCCATCGGTTTCGTCGCCATGGGCCGCCACGTCGTGGACGCCGGCGCCTTCTACACGTACATCGGCAAGGGCCTCGGCCGCTCGACGGGCTCCGGCAGCGCCGGGGTGGCCCTCTTCGCCTACTGTGCCGTCCAGGCCGCCATGTACGGGCTGTACGGCGCGACCGTGAGCGGACTGGTCGAGCACTACGCCGGGGTCCGTGTCGCCTGGTGGGTCTGGACGCTCGTCACCATGGTGATCGTCCAGATCCTGGGCGCCGCCGGCATCGAGATGGGCGCCAAGGTGCTGACCGTGTTCGTCCTCGCCGAGTTCAGCATCCTGATCGCCTTCGCCCTCGTCACCCTCTTCCGGGGCGGCGGACCGGAGGGGCTCGGTCTCGCCGACAGCTTCGCCCCGCACGCCGCGCTCCAGGGCGCCCCCGGTGTGGCGCTGATGTTCGCCGTGGCGTCCATGTTCGGCTTCGAGGCCACCGCGATCTACGGCGAGGAGGCCCGGGAGCCGAAGAAGACGGTCCCGCGCGCCACCTATCTCTCGGTCGCCGTGGTCACCGGGTTCTTCGCCTTCACCTCCTGGATGCTGGTCTCCGCGCACGGCGCGTCCCGTGTCACGGACGAGGCGGGCAAGGCACTGGCCTCCGGCGACGCCGCCGCCTTCGTCTTCGCCCCGATCACCGACCTGTTCGGCGGCCGGGTCGGCGACGTGCTGCCCGTCCTGCTGGCGACCTCGCTGTTCGCGGGCATCCTGGCCTTCCACAACTCCGCCAACCGCTACCTGTTCTCGCTGGGCCGCGAGGGACTGCTGCCGCAGGGGCTGACCGCGCTCAACCGGCGCCACTCCCCCTGGGTGGCCGGCATCGTCCAGACGGTGATCGCGGTGGCGCTGGTGGTGCCGTTCGCGCTGCTGGGCAAGGACCCGGTGCTGACGCTGTTCTCCTGGTTCAGCGGGGTCGCCGTGCTGGCCGCCATGCTGCTCTACTTCCTGACCTCCGTCGCCGTGATCGTCTTCTTCCGCCGCTCGGGTGCCGACCGCCGGATCTGGAACACGGTGATCGCGCCGGTGCTGGGCGCGCTCGGCATCGCCGCGACCATCTGGCTGATCGTCCAGAACTTCACCACCCTCATCGGCGGCGACACGACCACCGCCCTGTGGCTGGAGCTCACCGTGCCGGCCGTGCTCGCCGCGGGGCTGGTCGTGGCGCGGCTGACCCGGCGGCCTCCCCTCGCGGTGACCGCGCCCGCCACCGAGGCCGACACGGAGGAGAACCGCTGA
- a CDS encoding enoyl-CoA hydratase/isomerase family protein, translated as MKTYDTLGVEERADRVVVTLCRPAVRNALDALMINELHQVCGELERAPKLLLLTGHDGVFAGGADIAELRRRGRDEALEGINSRLFERVRRLPLPTVAAVPGWALGGGAELAYACDLRIAGPDAMFGNPEPGLGILAAAGACWRLRELVGESVAKQVLLAGRTLDARAALGCGLVLDVVPADRLLDEAHALLDRMARSSTLALRLTKLVTDASGPHPVADDLAQAVLFESPDKQERMTRFLEKRGGRA; from the coding sequence ATGAAAACGTACGACACGCTCGGCGTCGAGGAGCGTGCGGACCGGGTCGTGGTCACCCTGTGCCGGCCCGCCGTCCGGAACGCTCTCGACGCCCTCATGATCAACGAACTCCACCAGGTGTGCGGGGAGTTGGAGCGCGCCCCGAAACTGCTCCTGCTCACCGGGCACGACGGGGTCTTCGCGGGCGGCGCCGACATCGCGGAGCTGCGGCGGCGCGGCCGGGACGAGGCGCTGGAGGGGATCAACAGCCGGCTGTTCGAGCGGGTGCGCCGGCTGCCGCTGCCGACCGTGGCCGCGGTGCCGGGGTGGGCGCTGGGCGGCGGCGCCGAGCTGGCGTACGCCTGCGACCTCAGGATCGCCGGTCCGGACGCGATGTTCGGCAACCCCGAACCGGGCCTCGGCATCCTCGCCGCCGCCGGGGCGTGCTGGCGGCTGCGCGAGCTGGTGGGCGAGTCGGTGGCCAAGCAGGTGCTGCTCGCCGGGCGCACCCTCGACGCACGGGCCGCGCTCGGCTGCGGGCTGGTCCTGGACGTCGTACCGGCGGACCGGCTGCTCGACGAGGCGCATGCGCTGCTCGACCGGATGGCCCGCTCCTCGACGCTCGCGCTGCGCCTCACCAAGCTCGTCACCGACGCCTCGGGGCCGCATCCCGTGGCCGACGACCTGGCTCAGGCGGTGCTCTTCGAGAGCCCGGACAAACAGGAGCGCATGACGCGGTTCCTGGAGAAGAGGGGAGGACGGGCATGA